Proteins from a genomic interval of Candidatus Palauibacter scopulicola:
- a CDS encoding cory-CC-star protein — protein MAVTTTVPRWRRRLREIREIYEGLYIAPYRATIHREYLRQHDAFMLMGFSDLLGVPNPVQFYMLELYPSLIEEFHEWHVRVGMERGPEGGFRCC, from the coding sequence ATGGCTGTGACGACGACGGTGCCGCGGTGGCGGCGGCGACTCAGGGAGATACGCGAAATCTACGAGGGGCTTTACATCGCCCCTTACCGCGCGACGATCCATCGCGAGTACCTGCGGCAGCACGACGCGTTCATGCTGATGGGCTTCTCCGACCTTCTCGGCGTGCCCAACCCGGTCCAGTTCTACATGCTCGAGCTGTATCCGTCGCTCATCGAGGAGTTTCACGAGTGGCACGTCCGGGTCGGGATGGAGCGCGGGCCCGAAGGCGGGTTCCGCTGTTGCTGA
- a CDS encoding TRC40/GET3/ArsA family transport-energizing ATPase — protein MLRDTDSRRAPLPFPDRPVLFFGGKGGVGKTTMAAVAALDMAGSGRRTLLVSTDPAHSTGDVLQAKLGDRPRQVAEGCWAMEVDPEREADRYIEAVKSRVESAAPPRLLGEVYRQIDIARVSPGAVESALFDRFTQILEDEGDAYDRIVFDTAPTGQTLRLLSLPELMTTWIGGLIKRRRKVGALSRMWKNVAGPEADDLDNDPLLRALEERRDRFQEARRVLTDPRRTAFVFVVIPERLPIWETEKAVEALSKHDVPVGAIVVNMVLPERHDGAGEDPFLVARRERQAVYLARISQSLGDWPVLRVDLQDSDPVGVDALGRIPVLDTAVLDTTEEVVR, from the coding sequence TTGCTGAGGGACACGGATTCGCGGCGGGCCCCGCTGCCGTTCCCGGACCGGCCGGTCCTCTTCTTCGGCGGCAAGGGCGGCGTGGGAAAGACGACCATGGCCGCCGTTGCGGCGCTCGACATGGCCGGGAGCGGGCGCCGGACCCTCCTCGTGTCCACGGATCCGGCGCACTCCACGGGAGACGTGCTCCAGGCGAAGCTGGGGGACCGGCCCCGGCAGGTTGCCGAGGGGTGCTGGGCCATGGAGGTCGATCCGGAGCGGGAAGCGGACCGCTACATCGAGGCCGTCAAGTCGCGCGTGGAGTCGGCCGCGCCCCCGCGGCTCCTGGGCGAGGTCTACCGGCAGATCGACATCGCGCGCGTCTCGCCCGGAGCCGTGGAGTCGGCCCTCTTCGACCGCTTCACGCAGATCCTCGAAGATGAAGGGGACGCCTACGACCGGATCGTCTTCGACACGGCGCCCACCGGCCAGACGCTGCGGCTGCTCTCCCTGCCGGAGCTGATGACGACCTGGATCGGCGGGCTCATCAAGCGCCGGCGGAAGGTGGGCGCCCTCTCGCGGATGTGGAAGAACGTGGCGGGACCGGAGGCGGACGATCTCGACAACGACCCTCTCCTGCGGGCGCTCGAGGAACGCCGGGACCGCTTTCAGGAGGCCCGCCGGGTTCTCACCGACCCCCGCCGGACCGCGTTCGTGTTCGTCGTGATCCCCGAACGCCTGCCGATCTGGGAGACGGAGAAGGCGGTCGAGGCCCTCTCGAAGCACGACGTCCCGGTGGGAGCCATCGTGGTGAACATGGTACTCCCGGAGCGCCATGACGGCGCGGGCGAGGACCCCTTCCTCGTCGCGAGGCGCGAACGCCAGGCCGTCTATCTTGCGAGGATCTCGCAGTCTCTCGGAGATTGGCCCGTCCTCCGCGTCGACCTTCAGGACTCCGATCCCGTGGGCGTGGACGCGCTTGGGCGGATTCCCGTACTCGATACCGCCGTACTCGATACTACGGAGGAGGTTGTCCGATGA
- a CDS encoding DinB family protein, translating to MKPPTDSYTAPDSLAGVRAGIRRCLERAADVAQLDIAAPEVSAWSVQDHLEHLLFSDRSVLDWILNALARPNPVTREESPHEFGVALLARGSIPRGRGPAPDFTLPDGMAPGELQTGFQALRELADGLKPRLAALDTCLHTLPHHVLGHFTPAEWLRFLHLHHRHHEAIIRDILETSRSVAPTA from the coding sequence GTGAAGCCACCTACGGATTCCTACACCGCACCGGACTCCCTCGCCGGAGTCCGCGCCGGCATCCGCCGCTGCCTCGAACGCGCCGCGGACGTCGCGCAACTGGACATCGCCGCGCCCGAAGTCTCGGCGTGGAGCGTGCAAGACCACCTCGAGCACCTGCTCTTCTCCGACCGGAGCGTGCTCGACTGGATCCTGAACGCGCTGGCCCGGCCGAACCCGGTGACGAGGGAAGAGTCACCGCATGAGTTCGGAGTGGCGCTTCTGGCCCGCGGATCGATCCCGCGCGGCCGCGGCCCCGCCCCCGACTTCACCTTGCCGGACGGCATGGCACCCGGTGAATTGCAGACCGGGTTTCAGGCGCTGCGCGAACTGGCGGACGGCCTGAAGCCGCGTCTGGCGGCGCTCGACACGTGCCTGCACACGCTCCCCCACCATGTGCTCGGCCACTTCACGCCCGCCGAGTGGCTACGCTTCCTCCACCTCCACCACCGCCATCACGAAGCGATCATCCGCGACATCCTGGAAACCAGCAGGTCAGTGGCACCAACAGCCTGA
- a CDS encoding DUF4143 domain-containing protein: MAASSVFLDADQQARDMMAVDPRLILEGETPRLIDEWQVEPLIWNHIRRAIDERVGRGHFILTGSAVPPDDATRHTGAGRISRLRLRPMSLFELGHSTGGVSLRDVVGGATVRSPKVELSADRLAGLLCTGGWPEHHRSPEEKALSACRDYLENISRSDLRRVDGVRRDPNRIRRFLRSLARNVATCASLATIRRDVAGPDGAMTNRTARAYLTNLERLMIVEDQPPWSPRLRSRSRLRRGPKRHFVDPSLAVAALRATPAHLLRDFEWFGFLFESMVVRDLRVYAQAMEADVFHYRDETSLEVDAIVDAGPDRWAAFEIKLGTGRTDDAARSLLKFADRVDTERCGEPAALGVIVGSGYGYERPDGVSVIPIGALGP; this comes from the coding sequence GTGGCCGCGAGCAGCGTGTTCCTCGATGCCGATCAACAGGCGCGGGACATGATGGCCGTCGACCCACGGCTCATCTTGGAGGGAGAAACCCCTCGTCTGATCGACGAGTGGCAGGTAGAGCCCCTGATCTGGAACCACATTCGCCGTGCAATCGATGAACGCGTCGGCAGGGGTCACTTCATTCTCACTGGGTCGGCAGTTCCGCCCGATGACGCAACCCGGCACACGGGGGCCGGCCGTATAAGCCGACTTCGTCTTCGCCCCATGTCTCTGTTCGAGCTTGGCCATTCGACCGGCGGCGTCTCGCTCCGCGACGTGGTCGGCGGCGCCACGGTCCGCAGCCCGAAAGTGGAGTTGTCCGCCGACCGGCTAGCCGGACTCTTGTGCACCGGTGGGTGGCCGGAACACCACCGCTCTCCAGAGGAAAAGGCACTGAGCGCCTGCCGGGACTACTTGGAGAACATCTCCCGTAGCGATCTGCGGCGAGTGGACGGCGTCCGACGGGATCCGAACCGGATTCGCCGTTTCCTCCGCTCGCTGGCGCGGAACGTCGCAACCTGCGCATCGCTCGCCACCATCAGACGCGATGTCGCCGGCCCGGATGGGGCGATGACGAATCGCACTGCGCGTGCCTACCTCACCAATCTTGAGCGCCTCATGATCGTAGAAGACCAGCCGCCGTGGTCGCCGAGGCTGAGGTCGCGGTCGCGCCTGCGGCGTGGACCCAAGCGGCACTTCGTGGATCCTTCCCTCGCGGTCGCCGCGTTGCGGGCAACCCCCGCGCACCTCCTTCGGGACTTCGAGTGGTTCGGCTTTCTGTTCGAGTCCATGGTCGTGCGGGACCTCCGCGTGTACGCTCAGGCGATGGAAGCGGACGTGTTCCATTACCGCGACGAAACGAGTCTTGAAGTCGATGCGATCGTCGACGCCGGGCCGGATCGGTGGGCCGCGTTCGAAATCAAGCTGGGGACGGGCCGGACCGACGACGCCGCGCGCAGCCTCCTCAAGTTCGCGGACCGGGTCGATACGGAACGCTGCGGAGAACCGGCCGCGCTCGGGGTCATCGTCGGGAGCGGATACGGGTACGAGCGGCCTGACGGCGTCTCCGTGATTCCGATCGGTGCGCTCGGCCCTTGA
- a CDS encoding carbon starvation protein A — protein MSAIVLLVIGLSAFLTGVLIYSRFIAGKVFKLDPDFVTPANEFRDGVDYVPTNKHVLFGHHFTSVAGAAPIVGPAIAVIWGWLPAFLWVVLGTVFAGAVHDFSALWISNRHKGRSIGTLTESILGQRARVLFLLIIFFLLLMVNAVFAVIIANLFMANPGAVVPVWGSLVVALIVGFLIYRTGTGILIPSLGALATLYVLIWFGQDMPFTLPDLIGFSPTEAQMAAAGGDAAAAGEAAAADGRRVGWIAILFAYTFIASVLPVWLLLQPRDYVNGHQLFVALGIISLGVIVVNPEVVAPTVNTDLPADTPGWLPLLFITIACGAISGFHGLVASGTSSKQLANEADARYVGYGGAIGEGSLAVTSIIACTAGFAIYLSRDVGATQGLALWQQHYGSFEAATAGATTAFVNGVGVLAGGLGIPESIAVIFASVVVISFAATTLDTAIRLQRYIISELGVEYKVKAIQNRWVATGIAVASCALLALSVDRGAGGMVIWRLFGTTNQLLAGLTLLIVSLYLMSKGRPVWVTMIPMGFLLFMTTWAMIINLGGFFGTNEWLLLVIGAAIFILEIWLLLEGAAAIRRVRAGRAQA, from the coding sequence ATGAGCGCGATCGTCCTGCTGGTGATTGGTCTGTCGGCCTTCCTCACGGGAGTCCTCATCTACTCGCGCTTCATCGCGGGCAAGGTCTTCAAGCTCGACCCGGATTTCGTGACGCCGGCGAACGAGTTCCGGGACGGCGTCGACTACGTCCCGACGAACAAGCACGTGCTGTTCGGACACCACTTCACCTCGGTGGCGGGGGCGGCGCCGATCGTGGGACCGGCGATCGCCGTCATCTGGGGCTGGCTGCCGGCCTTCCTGTGGGTCGTGCTCGGGACGGTCTTCGCCGGCGCGGTGCACGACTTCAGCGCCCTGTGGATCTCGAACCGCCACAAGGGCCGCTCCATCGGGACGCTCACCGAGTCGATCCTCGGCCAGCGCGCCCGCGTCCTCTTCCTCCTCATCATCTTCTTCCTGCTCCTGATGGTGAACGCCGTGTTCGCCGTCATCATCGCGAACCTGTTCATGGCCAACCCCGGCGCCGTGGTCCCGGTGTGGGGTTCCCTCGTCGTGGCGCTCATCGTCGGCTTCCTCATCTACCGGACGGGGACGGGGATCCTCATCCCGTCGCTGGGGGCGCTGGCCACGCTGTACGTGCTCATCTGGTTCGGGCAGGACATGCCGTTTACGCTGCCCGACCTCATCGGGTTCAGCCCGACCGAGGCGCAAATGGCCGCGGCGGGAGGGGACGCGGCCGCGGCAGGGGAGGCGGCGGCGGCGGACGGGCGGCGGGTGGGGTGGATCGCGATCCTCTTCGCCTACACCTTCATCGCATCGGTGCTGCCGGTGTGGCTGCTCCTGCAGCCGCGCGACTACGTGAACGGGCACCAGCTCTTCGTCGCGCTCGGCATCATCAGCCTCGGCGTGATCGTGGTGAACCCGGAAGTCGTGGCGCCCACGGTGAACACGGACCTGCCGGCCGACACGCCGGGCTGGCTGCCGCTCCTCTTCATCACCATCGCGTGCGGCGCGATCAGCGGCTTCCACGGCCTCGTGGCATCCGGTACGTCATCGAAACAGCTCGCGAACGAGGCGGACGCCCGCTACGTGGGCTACGGCGGCGCCATCGGCGAGGGCTCGCTCGCCGTCACATCGATCATCGCATGTACGGCGGGCTTCGCCATCTACCTCAGCCGGGACGTGGGCGCGACGCAGGGACTGGCGCTCTGGCAACAGCACTACGGGAGCTTCGAGGCCGCCACCGCGGGCGCCACGACGGCCTTCGTCAACGGGGTGGGCGTGCTCGCGGGGGGGCTGGGGATCCCGGAAAGCATCGCCGTCATCTTCGCCTCGGTCGTCGTGATCAGCTTCGCCGCGACGACGCTGGACACCGCGATCCGGCTGCAGCGCTACATCATCAGCGAGCTCGGCGTCGAGTACAAGGTGAAGGCGATCCAGAATCGCTGGGTCGCGACCGGAATCGCCGTCGCCAGCTGCGCGCTCCTCGCCCTCTCGGTGGACCGGGGCGCCGGCGGCATGGTGATCTGGCGGCTGTTCGGGACGACGAACCAGCTCCTGGCGGGCCTCACGCTCCTGATCGTGTCGCTCTACCTGATGAGCAAGGGACGCCCCGTCTGGGTGACGATGATCCCGATGGGCTTCCTGCTCTTCATGACGACCTGGGCCATGATCATCAACCTCGGCGGCTTCTTCGGAACGAACGAATGGCTTCTGCTCGTGATCGGCGCCGCGATCTTCATCCTCGAGATCTGGCTCCTCCTCGAGGGCGCCGCCGCCATCCGCCGCGTGAGGGCGGGAAGAGCCCAGGCGTAA